GGTTGCGAGTGTAATAGACTTTTCGCTCCGCATTTCCTTTCTCATGTCCACTGTATGGATTGCACACTTGTACATCAAACCGATAGTAGAGTTGAAATTTCTCAAAAGCCTCGGTGAATCGGCGTTCTCCCCCTTTTCGAATCGACACAATGGCCGCGGACAAATTGTCAATGCGCAATGCCTTTGGCACTCCCCCAGCCTGACGAAACAGCTGCGTCAACCCATGGAGGAAGCATTCACTGTTTTCCGCCGGCAGCGGATAAGCAAACGCAGCGTTGCTATAGGGAAAGCTCATGATCAAAACCGATCGCTCTTCTTCCTTCCCCTCCTTCGTCACAACCGTCATCTTCCCGAAATCCACCTGCGCCTCGCCTGGCGGGTGCTCCAGTCGTTCATAGCGCTGTTCTTTCTCGAGCTTGAGCTGCGGTCTTCGTTTTTGCACGTACGCGCAAACGGTGCGATACGAGCCTTGAAATCCATGGTCACGACAAAGCGCTTCAAACATCGTCTTGTTCGTTCGCCGTTGTTTTCTCGGCAGTTTGGCATCCTCCTCCAACCAGTCATCAATGATTTGCCCGTACCCTTCTTCCTCCATCATCCCCTTTTTGCGTTTGATGGTTGGTTGGACAGAAATGTCTCCATCTGCGTATTTCTTGACCGTTCTCCAGTTATATCCCGTTTCACGGGAAATTTCCGCAATCGATAACCCTTTCTTTTCACGCAGTTTTCTGATACGATTAATTTCGGGCATTGCCAGCATCCTTTCGCTCCTCCACTGTTTGGTTATGTGTTCACAACTTCCACAGTAGAGGAAATGTTAGAGGCTGGCAAGCCTTTTTTCTTTGCCTTCAGCTCTGCACTTTTCGTTGCAGAACTCTGTATTTTTATTTTGCAATAAACACCGTTGTGCCATCCCGCAAGAATGCAGCGCGTCAAGCGGTTTCGAGGGATCGCGGATATGGGGTATTGTGCTTCCAAAAAGCAATGGTACTACGGTTTCAAGCTGCATCTTCAAGTGACCAATCAAGGGCTGGCCATGGGCTATGTCGTGACGGAAGCGTCCTGCCACGACGTCAAAGCCGCTGAAACGGTGATGACTCAAATCCCTCATCCCTACAACTTTGGGGACAAAGGGTACATCAGCCACGCTCTTCGAGAAAAGCTGTAC
Above is a window of Geobacillus thermoleovorans DNA encoding:
- the istA gene encoding IS21 family transposase, which encodes MLAMPEINRIRKLREKKGLSIAEISRETGYNWRTVKKYADGDISVQPTIKRKKGMMEEEGYGQIIDDWLEEDAKLPRKQRRTNKTMFEALCRDHGFQGSYRTVCAYVQKRRPQLKLEKEQRYERLEHPPGEAQVDFGKMTVVTKEGKEEERSVLIMSFPYSNAAFAYPLPAENSECFLHGLTQLFRQAGGVPKALRIDNLSAAIVSIRKGGERRFTEAFEKFQLYYRFDVQVCNPYSGHEKGNAERKVYYTRNLCFIPAPLMESDPELVEWLHRKMVEDRNRPHYEKGRWIEELWQEEQPELLALPEQDLPIFSLDHAYVNKYGEVMVDGKAFVVHGLSVPNRVLVKKEWNRFVVFSSDGDVHLEAPRPYTNVKREIPWKEIFAEWETKPRVVGHSRYRTYLPEAIRTYLAGPPPQVVARLKGLRALLDRHTLYEIAQWLEESQRWDLAPHEIGVLMEAKHSYYPDKWEESYTPSVLIDYETDLTVYDQRLHPAREGGVQR